Proteins encoded together in one Micromonospora auratinigra window:
- a CDS encoding leucine-rich repeat domain-containing protein, producing the protein MSSAGQRDGVARRIIISAFKILFPSSAERIQAFTDIVSAIEGLDEASLEARALPRRLEDASDRIAARLARIEEIEFPGLADTERALAIAGVEQALAALRPSADDIIRDAVTTEQLHAALEPAALLRWRSDQLSDDAQAYGRLFLTETAAYVSALVHDLPGSSSKVAWETYVNTKKLEAILERGIAGVVLPKFRPGLPQEISRFEAGYRSDITNTYKYTDLFGLNLPAELRRHLVDITYIRLRALPDDLAADTGGTGAPLEVDPKVDSAIGEVLNIRKKRDRSARILLTGSAGSGKTTISQWIAIAMAQRKLPEAMAAWTECVPLVTQLRYAFKSNVEPEYQDMIRAAMYRGPTVPGSWVADCLDEGNAVAIFDGFDELSEHDRFRALAWIDKLMSAHPKAHVVVTSRPDVLDNRWFRRREFVTLQLLPMDDDEAEECINRWFDALISGTSDAEKVIEYRQQHAKLSHDFQNRPTVRDLSETPLLCAMLCAFYAHKLSDAAPESRAELYERVVEALIYLRDQRKEVGENVAIGLTYKQKLLLLQGIAKEMTANSTTTIRIRPLRELRKHRLARPGSDARRDVQAATAQEIVAAQLRGMVNTHVQPREALAHLLDRSVVFYKVAENQAQFTHRSIQEFLAGWAYAYDEIEVLVDRVTQPDWRRIIVFAAGAPVQKSAASRLVSGILDRAGPAGPERREVLLLAAECITAAGHVDATVAARAEALIGDILPPRSQEEARALSGIGEELLTWLDGHSERSPDVISACIAAAAHIGGPAAVHTIAQYSTPDAAPAVVSALLRAWYEFEDAESYARQVLAGLPLRDQLLVVRTVDQLNAMRHVTGAHALCIKVTDDVADLSEVGDLPDLAELDCEGLPQLRSTRGLAGLRQLRRLNLGDKAMLLDIEDLTQLPNLEELHLRGAVALSPQDLARLGGSTSLRILVLDNCRQLYDFGFLSTLTNLRTLSLDGCYVSDLDFCASLTELRTIRVRSLPGVDDARRLRDCPNLRRLQITLSDTRRPSLSELGPQLREVELTGSVSVADLAALTPATGLRTLRADAVRDLVDLRAVPVFRHLTHLLLPRCRRLSWSTSALEGFDALEVLDLSGSMITNLDFLAGCGRLRRLYLNGCQRLTDISALGTLPLEHLSMEGGVPGVTEDMVDALKARSGGRLTVVHDPFPDPFEITDYIGA; encoded by the coding sequence ATGTCATCGGCGGGGCAGCGGGACGGCGTCGCACGACGCATCATCATTTCGGCCTTCAAGATCCTGTTTCCTTCGTCGGCCGAGCGCATCCAGGCATTTACCGACATCGTCTCCGCGATCGAGGGCCTGGACGAAGCGAGTTTGGAAGCCCGTGCCCTCCCGCGCCGGCTGGAGGACGCCTCGGACCGGATCGCCGCCCGCCTCGCCCGCATCGAGGAGATCGAGTTTCCCGGGCTGGCCGACACCGAACGCGCTCTGGCGATAGCCGGGGTCGAGCAGGCGTTGGCGGCGTTACGCCCATCGGCCGACGACATCATCCGCGACGCCGTCACCACCGAACAGTTGCACGCCGCGCTGGAGCCCGCCGCCCTGCTGCGATGGCGGTCGGACCAGCTGAGCGATGACGCCCAGGCCTACGGGCGGCTGTTCCTCACCGAGACCGCGGCCTACGTTTCCGCGCTCGTGCATGATCTGCCCGGCTCCAGCAGCAAGGTCGCGTGGGAGACGTACGTCAACACCAAGAAACTCGAAGCGATTCTCGAGCGGGGTATCGCCGGTGTCGTGCTCCCGAAGTTCCGGCCCGGACTGCCGCAGGAGATAAGCCGATTCGAGGCGGGGTATCGCTCCGACATCACCAACACCTACAAGTACACCGATCTGTTCGGCCTCAATCTTCCGGCCGAGTTGAGGCGGCACCTGGTCGACATCACCTACATCCGGCTCCGTGCGCTGCCCGACGACCTGGCTGCCGACACGGGCGGCACCGGGGCGCCACTGGAGGTGGATCCGAAGGTCGACTCGGCCATCGGCGAGGTACTGAACATCCGGAAGAAGCGGGACAGGAGCGCGCGGATACTGCTCACCGGTTCCGCCGGTTCCGGCAAGACGACCATCAGCCAGTGGATCGCCATCGCCATGGCGCAACGAAAGCTGCCCGAGGCCATGGCTGCCTGGACGGAATGCGTACCGCTGGTGACCCAACTCAGATACGCCTTCAAGTCCAACGTCGAGCCCGAGTACCAGGACATGATCCGCGCCGCGATGTACCGCGGGCCGACCGTGCCCGGCTCATGGGTGGCCGACTGCCTCGACGAGGGCAATGCGGTGGCGATCTTCGACGGCTTCGACGAATTGTCCGAGCACGACCGGTTCCGGGCGCTGGCCTGGATCGACAAGTTGATGTCCGCCCATCCGAAGGCGCATGTCGTCGTCACGTCCCGGCCGGACGTCCTGGACAACCGGTGGTTCCGCCGGCGTGAGTTCGTCACCCTGCAACTCCTGCCGATGGACGACGATGAGGCCGAAGAGTGCATCAACCGCTGGTTCGACGCGTTGATCAGCGGGACATCGGATGCCGAGAAGGTCATCGAGTACCGCCAGCAGCACGCCAAGCTCAGCCACGATTTCCAGAACCGTCCCACGGTCCGCGACCTCAGTGAGACGCCTCTGCTCTGCGCGATGCTCTGCGCCTTCTACGCGCACAAACTCTCGGACGCCGCTCCGGAGAGCAGAGCTGAACTCTACGAACGGGTGGTGGAGGCCCTCATCTACCTGCGCGACCAGAGGAAGGAGGTTGGCGAGAACGTCGCCATCGGCCTCACCTACAAACAGAAGCTCCTCCTGCTGCAGGGCATCGCGAAGGAGATGACGGCGAACTCGACGACGACGATACGGATCAGACCCCTCCGGGAACTACGTAAGCACCGCCTCGCCCGACCGGGCAGCGACGCCCGGCGAGACGTACAGGCCGCCACCGCGCAGGAGATCGTGGCCGCTCAGCTGCGCGGCATGGTCAACACGCACGTCCAGCCCCGCGAGGCGTTGGCCCACCTGTTGGACCGCAGCGTCGTCTTCTACAAGGTCGCCGAGAACCAGGCGCAGTTCACCCACCGGTCGATCCAGGAGTTTCTCGCCGGGTGGGCCTACGCGTACGACGAGATCGAGGTACTCGTCGACCGGGTGACGCAACCCGACTGGCGGCGCATCATCGTCTTCGCCGCCGGCGCGCCCGTACAGAAGAGCGCTGCATCCAGGCTCGTCTCCGGGATCCTCGACCGAGCGGGGCCGGCGGGACCGGAGCGGCGCGAAGTGCTCCTGCTCGCCGCGGAGTGCATCACCGCCGCCGGACACGTCGACGCAACGGTTGCCGCCCGGGCCGAGGCGCTCATCGGGGACATTCTTCCGCCCCGGTCCCAGGAGGAGGCGCGTGCACTGTCCGGGATCGGCGAGGAGTTGTTGACCTGGTTGGACGGTCATTCCGAGCGGTCGCCCGACGTGATCAGCGCCTGCATCGCCGCCGCGGCGCACATCGGCGGCCCGGCAGCCGTGCACACCATTGCCCAGTACAGCACGCCGGACGCCGCACCCGCCGTCGTCAGCGCCCTGTTGCGGGCCTGGTACGAGTTCGAGGACGCGGAGTCGTACGCGCGCCAGGTGCTGGCCGGTCTGCCGCTGCGCGACCAACTGCTCGTCGTCCGCACGGTGGACCAGCTCAACGCCATGCGGCACGTCACCGGGGCGCACGCGCTGTGCATCAAGGTGACTGACGATGTGGCCGATCTGTCGGAGGTAGGTGACCTGCCCGACCTCGCGGAGCTCGACTGTGAGGGGCTACCTCAGCTGAGGAGCACCCGGGGCCTGGCCGGCCTGCGACAGTTGCGTCGGCTGAACCTCGGCGACAAGGCCATGTTGCTCGACATCGAAGACCTCACCCAGTTGCCGAACCTGGAGGAACTTCATCTCCGTGGTGCCGTCGCGCTGTCGCCCCAGGACCTTGCGCGCCTCGGAGGTTCCACGTCGCTGCGGATTCTCGTCCTCGACAACTGCCGACAGTTGTACGACTTCGGCTTCCTGTCGACCCTGACGAACCTGCGCACGTTGTCGCTTGACGGCTGCTACGTCTCTGACCTCGACTTCTGCGCCTCCCTGACGGAACTGCGGACCATCCGGGTGCGCTCACTGCCCGGGGTCGACGACGCCCGCCGGCTGCGGGACTGCCCCAACCTGCGCCGCCTGCAGATCACCTTGTCCGACACCCGCCGGCCATCCCTGTCCGAGTTGGGCCCGCAACTGCGTGAGGTGGAACTCACCGGTTCGGTGTCTGTCGCTGACCTGGCGGCACTCACGCCCGCTACCGGGCTCCGCACGCTCAGAGCCGACGCGGTACGGGACCTCGTCGACCTGCGTGCCGTTCCGGTCTTCCGCCACCTGACCCATCTTCTGCTGCCACGCTGCCGACGCCTCAGCTGGTCCACCTCGGCCCTGGAGGGCTTCGACGCGCTCGAGGTCCTGGACCTGAGCGGATCAATGATCACCAACCTCGACTTCCTGGCAGGGTGCGGTCGCCTTCGTCGCCTCTACCTCAACGGCTGCCAGCGGTTGACCGACATCAGCGCGCTGGGGACTCTCCCCCTGGAGCACCTGAGCATGGAGGGCGGCGTCCCGGGCGTCACCGAGGACATGGTGGATGCCCTCAAGGCGCGGTCGGGGGGCCGCCTCACCGTCGTACACGACCCGTTTCCCGACCCCTTCGAGATCACGGATTACATCGGTGCCTGA
- a CDS encoding ABC transporter ATP-binding protein has product MADIVLDKVSKRFPDGTVAVQDVDLEIADGEFVILVGPSGCGKSTTLNMIAGLEDISSGELRIAGQRVNDKAPRDRDIAMVFQSYALYPNMTVRENMAFPLRLAKLDRAEIDRKVDEAAKVLELTPLLDRKPANLSGGQRQRVAMGRAIVRQPKAFLMDEPLSNLDAKLRVQMRTVVSRLQKQLGTTTVYVTHDQTEAMTLGDRVVIMRGGAVQQVGPPQELYDHPRNLFVAGFIGSPSMNFLHAAVEDGRLRTALGDLPVGDRVRRQLDGADAPRELILGIRPEHFEDAELVDEETRRRGLEFEAPVDIVESMGSDKYVYFTVEGERASAAELEELAADAGAADFTGAGSSLVTRLSAESSVREGENRRVWFNLEKIHLFDPSSGRNLTLHEGRAAGALAD; this is encoded by the coding sequence GTGGCTGACATCGTGCTCGACAAGGTGAGCAAGCGGTTCCCGGACGGGACCGTGGCCGTGCAGGACGTCGACCTGGAGATCGCCGACGGCGAGTTCGTGATCCTGGTCGGTCCCTCCGGCTGCGGCAAGTCCACCACCCTCAACATGATCGCCGGGCTGGAGGACATCAGCTCCGGTGAGCTGCGCATCGCCGGTCAGCGGGTCAACGACAAGGCGCCCCGGGACCGGGACATCGCGATGGTGTTCCAGTCGTACGCGCTCTATCCGAACATGACGGTGCGGGAGAACATGGCCTTCCCGCTGCGCCTGGCCAAGCTCGACAGGGCCGAGATCGACCGCAAGGTCGACGAGGCGGCGAAGGTGCTGGAGCTGACCCCGCTGCTGGACCGCAAGCCGGCCAACCTCTCCGGTGGCCAGCGGCAGCGGGTGGCGATGGGGCGGGCCATCGTCCGCCAGCCCAAGGCGTTCCTGATGGACGAGCCGCTGTCCAACCTCGACGCCAAGCTCCGGGTGCAGATGCGCACCGTGGTGTCCCGGTTGCAGAAGCAGCTCGGCACCACCACCGTCTACGTCACCCACGACCAGACCGAGGCGATGACCCTCGGCGACCGGGTGGTGATCATGCGGGGTGGCGCGGTGCAGCAGGTGGGCCCGCCGCAGGAGCTCTACGACCACCCGCGCAACCTCTTCGTGGCCGGCTTCATCGGCTCGCCGTCGATGAACTTCCTGCACGCCGCCGTCGAGGACGGCCGGCTGCGGACCGCGCTCGGCGACCTGCCCGTCGGTGACCGGGTCCGCCGGCAGCTCGACGGGGCCGACGCGCCCCGGGAGCTGATCCTCGGCATCCGGCCCGAGCACTTCGAGGACGCCGAGCTGGTCGACGAGGAGACCCGCCGCAGGGGCCTGGAGTTCGAGGCACCGGTCGACATCGTCGAGTCGATGGGGTCCGACAAGTACGTCTACTTCACCGTGGAGGGGGAGCGGGCCAGCGCCGCCGAGCTGGAGGAGCTGGCCGCCGACGCGGGCGCGGCCGACTTCACCGGCGCCGGGTCCAGCCTGGTCACCCGGCTGTCGGCCGAGTCGAGCGTACGCGAGGGGGAGAACCGGCGGGTCTGGTTCAACCTGGAGAAGATCCACCTGTTCGACCCGTCGAGCGGCCGCAACCTGACCCTGCACGAGGGACGGGCGGCCGGCGCGCTGGCGGACTGA
- a CDS encoding carbohydrate ABC transporter permease, producing MAVETTTRAKARWGLLDLIVVVFALVPVLWIASLSFKTPATLTDGKFWPREWTLDNYRTIFDTDQFVRALVNSIGIALIATLIAVVLGAMAAYAISRLDFPGKKLLVGVSLLIAMFPQVSLVSPLFEIERQLGLFDTWPGLILPYITFALPLAIYTLSAFFKQIPWDLEKAAKMDGATQGQAFRRVIAPLAAPGLFTTAILVFIFCWNDFLFAITLTSTERARTVPVALSFFTGESQFEDPTGAICAAAVVITVPIIAFVLFFQRRIVSGLTSGAVKG from the coding sequence ATGGCCGTCGAAACCACCACCCGGGCCAAGGCGCGCTGGGGCCTGCTGGACCTCATCGTGGTCGTCTTCGCGCTGGTACCGGTGCTCTGGATCGCCTCGCTGTCCTTCAAGACCCCGGCCACCCTCACCGACGGGAAGTTCTGGCCCCGGGAGTGGACCCTGGACAACTACCGGACGATCTTCGACACCGACCAGTTCGTCCGGGCCCTGGTCAACTCGATCGGCATCGCGCTGATCGCCACCCTGATCGCGGTGGTGCTGGGTGCGATGGCCGCGTACGCGATCAGCCGGCTCGACTTCCCCGGCAAGAAGCTGCTGGTCGGGGTCTCCCTGCTGATCGCGATGTTCCCGCAGGTGTCGCTGGTGTCGCCGCTGTTCGAGATCGAGCGGCAGCTCGGCCTCTTCGACACCTGGCCGGGGCTGATCCTGCCGTACATCACCTTCGCGCTGCCGCTGGCGATCTACACGCTGTCGGCGTTCTTCAAGCAGATCCCGTGGGACCTGGAGAAGGCCGCGAAGATGGACGGCGCCACCCAGGGGCAGGCGTTCCGGCGGGTCATCGCCCCGCTGGCCGCGCCCGGGCTGTTCACCACGGCCATCCTGGTCTTCATCTTCTGCTGGAACGACTTCCTGTTCGCCATCACGCTCACCTCCACCGAGCGGGCCCGCACGGTGCCGGTGGCGCTGTCGTTCTTCACCGGCGAGTCGCAGTTCGAGGACCCCACCGGGGCGATCTGCGCCGCCGCTGTGGTGATCACCGTTCCGATCATCGCGTTCGTGCTCTTCTTCCAGCGCCGCATCGTCTCCGGCCTGACCTCCGGCGCAGTCAAGGGATAG
- a CDS encoding carbohydrate ABC transporter permease yields MSINATPAGAEVTAEAERPAGRHAAVPAQRANRRVKPPLSENKRAERRLGLLLCAPAALVMVLVTAYPIIYSVWLSLQRFDLRFPDQREFVGLENYATVLTNQFWWTAFGVTALITVVTVAVELVLGMGLALIMHRTLVGRGIVRTAALIPYGIVTVVAAFSWRYAWTPGTGYLANLFDGSAPLTERASSLAIIMLAEIWKTTPFMALLLMAGLALVPEDLLKAASTDGATAWQRFTKVMLPVMKPAILVALLFRTLDAFRVFDNIFVLTAGGNETSSVSMLAYNNLIRGLNLGIGSTMSVLIFLTVAIIAFVFVKLFGTAAPGSDDGERR; encoded by the coding sequence GTGAGCATCAACGCCACCCCCGCGGGGGCCGAGGTCACCGCGGAGGCCGAGCGCCCGGCGGGCCGGCACGCCGCCGTGCCGGCCCAGCGCGCCAACCGGCGGGTCAAGCCGCCGCTGAGCGAGAACAAGCGGGCCGAGCGGCGGCTGGGGCTGCTGCTCTGCGCGCCCGCCGCGTTGGTCATGGTGCTGGTCACCGCCTACCCGATCATCTACTCGGTCTGGCTGTCGTTGCAGCGCTTCGACCTGCGCTTCCCGGACCAGCGCGAGTTCGTCGGGCTGGAGAACTACGCGACGGTGCTGACCAACCAGTTCTGGTGGACCGCCTTCGGGGTCACCGCGCTGATCACGGTGGTCACCGTCGCGGTCGAGCTGGTGCTCGGCATGGGACTGGCCCTGATCATGCACCGCACCCTGGTCGGCCGGGGCATCGTCCGCACCGCGGCGCTGATCCCGTACGGCATCGTCACGGTCGTCGCGGCCTTCTCCTGGCGGTACGCCTGGACGCCCGGCACCGGCTACCTGGCGAACCTCTTCGACGGAAGCGCCCCACTGACCGAACGGGCCAGCTCGCTGGCGATCATCATGCTCGCCGAGATCTGGAAGACCACGCCGTTCATGGCCCTGCTGCTGATGGCCGGGCTGGCGCTGGTGCCGGAGGACCTGCTCAAGGCGGCCTCCACCGACGGCGCGACGGCCTGGCAGCGGTTCACCAAGGTGATGCTGCCGGTGATGAAGCCGGCGATCCTGGTCGCGCTGCTGTTCCGCACGCTCGACGCGTTCCGGGTCTTCGACAACATCTTCGTGCTCACCGCGGGCGGCAACGAGACCTCGTCGGTGTCGATGCTGGCCTACAACAACCTGATCCGGGGTCTGAACCTCGGCATCGGCTCCACGATGTCGGTGCTGATCTTCCTCACCGTGGCGATCATCGCCTTCGTCTTCGTGAAGCTGTTCGGCACCGCTGCCCCCGGCAGCGACGACGGGGAGAGGCGCTGA
- a CDS encoding ABC transporter substrate-binding protein has protein sequence MTTDPDTATQRWRPGRRAAAAAAALALVAPLAACGSGGDSGTPIINLYYPPEQNLQKVVDDCNAQAQGRYKIAYRVLPRQADDQRVQLVRRLAAQDSGMDVLGLDVTWTQEFASANWIREWTGQDRAEAEQGTLAGPLDTARYEDKLYAAPKNTNVQLLWYRTDLVQTPPKSWDEMITAAQELKRQGKPYQVLTMGAQYEGLVVLYNTLAESAGGKILSDDGKQAVMDAGTVTALEQLKKLATSGVTSPSFSNAIEDPVRLEFQSGGGAFQVNWPFVYPALQEANPDLAKKVKWARVPGVDPNTPSKVTIGGVNLAVSTYSKHPGESFEAAKCLRNAENQKFSAVNDGVPPTIEQVYADPEMDKAYPMKDTILQELKEPAVRPLTPAYQSISTVMSAYLSPPSGIRPEQTANELRKAIADALESKGVLP, from the coding sequence ATGACGACAGACCCCGACACGGCCACGCAACGGTGGCGACCCGGCAGACGTGCGGCGGCGGCAGCCGCCGCACTGGCGTTGGTGGCGCCGCTCGCCGCGTGCGGATCCGGTGGTGACTCCGGTACGCCGATCATCAACCTGTACTACCCGCCGGAGCAGAACCTGCAGAAAGTGGTGGACGACTGCAACGCCCAGGCGCAGGGGCGCTACAAGATCGCCTACCGGGTGCTGCCCCGGCAGGCCGACGACCAGCGGGTGCAGTTGGTGCGCCGGCTCGCCGCCCAGGACAGCGGGATGGACGTGCTCGGCCTCGACGTCACCTGGACCCAGGAGTTCGCCAGCGCGAACTGGATCCGGGAGTGGACCGGCCAGGACCGGGCCGAGGCGGAGCAGGGCACCCTCGCCGGCCCGCTGGACACCGCCCGGTACGAGGACAAGCTCTACGCCGCGCCGAAGAACACCAACGTGCAGCTCCTCTGGTACCGCACCGACCTGGTGCAGACGCCGCCGAAGAGCTGGGACGAGATGATCACCGCAGCCCAGGAGCTGAAGCGGCAGGGCAAGCCGTACCAGGTGCTGACCATGGGCGCGCAGTACGAGGGCCTGGTCGTCCTCTACAACACCCTCGCGGAGAGCGCCGGCGGGAAGATCCTCAGCGACGACGGCAAGCAGGCCGTGATGGACGCCGGCACCGTGACGGCGTTGGAGCAGCTCAAGAAGCTGGCCACGTCGGGGGTGACGTCACCGTCGTTCAGCAACGCCATCGAGGACCCGGTGCGGCTGGAGTTCCAGTCCGGCGGCGGCGCGTTCCAGGTGAACTGGCCGTTCGTGTATCCGGCCCTGCAGGAGGCGAACCCGGACCTGGCGAAGAAGGTCAAGTGGGCCCGGGTGCCCGGCGTCGACCCGAACACCCCGAGCAAGGTCACCATCGGCGGGGTCAACCTGGCGGTGAGCACCTACTCGAAGCACCCGGGTGAGTCGTTCGAGGCGGCGAAGTGCCTGCGCAACGCCGAGAACCAGAAGTTCTCCGCGGTCAACGACGGGGTGCCGCCCACCATCGAGCAGGTCTACGCCGACCCGGAGATGGACAAGGCGTACCCGATGAAGGACACCATCCTTCAGGAGCTGAAGGAGCCGGCGGTCCGACCGCTGACCCCGGCGTACCAGAGCATCTCCACGGTGATGTCGGCGTACCTGTCGCCGCCGTCGGGCATCCGGCCCGAGCAGACCGCCAACGAGCTGCGCAAGGCCATCGCCGACGCGCTGGAGTCGAAGGGGGTCCTCCCGTGA
- a CDS encoding DsbA family protein — protein MDATFFFDPACPWTWRTSRWLVAVAEARGLRVEWRAFSLAILNEGAELPAEYAVPLAAAGRALRLVEALRAEGRHDDAGRFYTELGERTHDAGNPLSDELVAAAAEAAGLTQAAPALDDERWDRAVRESHALSYASAGPDIGSPVLMVPDARRGVHGPIITEVPGTEDALTIWDCLLPLLRLETFHEVKRARR, from the coding sequence ATGGACGCCACCTTCTTCTTCGACCCCGCCTGCCCCTGGACCTGGCGTACCTCGCGCTGGCTGGTCGCCGTCGCCGAGGCCCGCGGGCTGCGCGTCGAGTGGCGGGCGTTCAGCCTGGCCATCCTCAACGAGGGCGCGGAGCTGCCCGCCGAGTACGCCGTCCCGCTGGCCGCCGCCGGCCGGGCGCTGCGGCTGGTCGAGGCGCTGCGCGCCGAGGGCCGCCACGACGACGCCGGGCGCTTCTACACCGAGCTGGGTGAGCGCACCCACGACGCCGGCAACCCGCTCTCCGACGAGCTGGTGGCGGCGGCCGCCGAGGCGGCCGGGCTGACGCAGGCCGCGCCGGCCCTCGACGACGAACGCTGGGACCGGGCGGTACGCGAGTCGCACGCGCTGTCGTACGCCTCGGCGGGCCCGGACATCGGCTCGCCGGTGCTGATGGTGCCGGACGCCCGACGGGGCGTCCACGGTCCGATCATCACCGAGGTCCCGGGCACCGAGGACGCCCTGACCATCTGGGACTGCCTGCTGCCGCTGCTGCGCCTGGAGACCTTCCACGAGGTCAAGCGCGCCCGCCGCTGA
- a CDS encoding VOC family protein, with protein MIARFKDLCMDAADARRLGGFWAGILDGELVDTGDGDARIDPRAAASAAESVWVNTVPEPRTGKTRVHLDLRLAGREPDGLLAAGARLIREPDTEIDWWVLADPEGNQFCAFAQREGRRPGVFELVVDSADPVAQATWWAEVVGGRAERAESGVASVVGADGFPWDHWVFVPVAERKRVKNRVHWDVELTGPDATALIAAGATLLAEPTGTVPWWVLADPEGNEFCAFPPR; from the coding sequence ATGATCGCGCGCTTCAAGGACCTCTGCATGGACGCGGCCGACGCCCGCCGGCTGGGCGGCTTCTGGGCCGGCATCCTGGACGGCGAGCTGGTCGACACCGGCGACGGTGACGCCCGCATCGACCCCCGCGCGGCCGCCTCGGCGGCCGAGTCGGTCTGGGTCAACACGGTGCCCGAGCCGCGCACCGGCAAGACCCGGGTCCACCTGGACCTGCGGCTGGCCGGGCGGGAGCCGGACGGGCTGCTGGCGGCGGGCGCCCGGCTGATCCGCGAGCCCGACACGGAGATCGACTGGTGGGTGCTCGCCGACCCGGAGGGGAACCAGTTCTGCGCGTTCGCCCAGCGCGAGGGGCGGCGCCCCGGCGTGTTCGAGCTGGTCGTCGACAGCGCCGACCCGGTCGCCCAGGCGACCTGGTGGGCCGAGGTGGTCGGCGGCCGGGCGGAGCGCGCCGAGTCGGGCGTCGCGTCGGTGGTGGGTGCGGACGGCTTCCCGTGGGACCACTGGGTCTTCGTGCCGGTGGCGGAGCGCAAGCGGGTCAAGAACCGGGTGCACTGGGACGTCGAGCTCACCGGCCCGGACGCCACCGCGCTGATCGCCGCCGGGGCCACCCTGCTGGCCGAGCCGACCGGGACGGTCCCGTGGTGGGTGCTGGCCGACCCGGAGGGGAACGAGTTCTGCGCGTTCCCGCCGCGCTGA
- a CDS encoding RusA family crossover junction endodeoxyribonuclease has product MQDTRALALTFEVSGLPPVKTEALSIFAAGHRQATRVRALLQAACTAAQRTGWTPLDGPIEVDLTLRCPPGHRTSDASTLLGGVCAVLQDKKRVANIGLAHLGVLVDVALYGDDRQIRRLSYAEEPAEDFSYQVRVAAVPVVV; this is encoded by the coding sequence GTGCAGGACACCCGCGCTCTCGCCCTGACGTTCGAGGTGAGCGGCCTGCCCCCGGTCAAGACCGAGGCCCTGTCCATCTTCGCCGCCGGGCACCGCCAGGCGACGAGGGTCCGTGCCCTGCTCCAGGCGGCCTGCACGGCGGCCCAGCGCACCGGCTGGACCCCGCTGGACGGGCCGATCGAGGTGGACCTGACCCTGCGCTGCCCGCCCGGGCACCGCACCTCCGACGCCAGCACCCTGCTGGGCGGGGTGTGTGCGGTGCTGCAGGACAAGAAGCGGGTGGCGAACATCGGCCTGGCCCACCTCGGGGTGCTGGTCGACGTCGCGCTCTACGGCGACGACCGGCAGATCCGCCGGCTGTCGTACGCCGAGGAGCCGGCGGAGGACTTCTCGTACCAGGTCCGGGTCGCCGCCGTACCGGTGGTGGTTTGA
- a CDS encoding AMIN-like domain-containing (lipo)protein: MTLRRVPLLCIGVVALLAAACTSTDHDGAAPPPSTATAPGATAAATTPAATPATIPPVATPPARTGQPPVAGDWHVTYGWAVPSTPARVEHRVRVPVDPPPGEPLPTLVQVQVGDHPAEGFSRISFAFRGPLPSYQLAYVDRLQAEGQDAVVELPGAADLAVRFSPAQAHDEHGRATASVPPATIGYPTLRGWAAAGDFEGQVSFGLGVARTVPVRCGESTRPDGTHVISVDVRRG; encoded by the coding sequence ATGACACTTCGGCGCGTACCACTGCTGTGCATCGGCGTGGTCGCGTTGCTCGCGGCGGCCTGCACCTCGACCGACCACGACGGCGCGGCCCCGCCGCCCTCGACGGCGACCGCGCCCGGCGCGACCGCCGCCGCCACGACGCCCGCCGCCACCCCGGCGACCATCCCGCCCGTCGCCACGCCGCCGGCCCGCACCGGGCAGCCACCGGTGGCCGGCGACTGGCACGTCACCTACGGCTGGGCGGTGCCGTCCACGCCGGCCCGGGTCGAGCACCGGGTGCGCGTGCCGGTCGACCCGCCGCCGGGCGAGCCGCTGCCGACCCTCGTGCAGGTGCAGGTCGGCGACCACCCGGCGGAGGGGTTCAGCCGGATCAGCTTCGCCTTCCGCGGCCCGCTCCCGTCCTATCAGCTGGCCTACGTGGACCGGTTGCAGGCCGAGGGGCAGGACGCGGTGGTCGAGCTGCCCGGCGCGGCGGACCTGGCGGTCCGGTTCAGCCCGGCGCAGGCCCACGACGAGCACGGCCGCGCCACCGCGAGCGTGCCGCCGGCCACCATCGGCTACCCGACGCTGCGCGGCTGGGCGGCAGCCGGTGACTTCGAGGGACAGGTCAGCTTCGGCCTCGGCGTCGCGCGCACCGTGCCGGTGCGGTGCGGCGAGTCCACCCGGCCGGACGGTACGCACGTGATCTCGGTCGACGTGCGGCGCGGCTGA